CTGGCTTGCGGCCAACCTTGGCGCCCCGTTCCACGACTTTGCCGGCTCGGTGGTGGTGCATGCGGTGGGCGGCTGGATCGGTCTCGCCGCCGTGCTGCACCTGGGCGCGCGCCGTGGCCGCTACAGCAAGGAAGGCCGCATTGCCGCACATCCGCCCTCTTCCATCCCCTTCCTGGCGCTGGGCGCGTGGATCCTGATCGTGGGCTGGTTCGGCTTCAACGTGATGAGCGCGCAGAAGATCGCCGGCATCTCCGGCCTGGTGGCCATCAACTCGCTGATGGCCATGGTGGGCGGCACGCTGACCGCGATGTGGCTGGGCAAGAACGACCCGGGCTTCATCCACAACGGCCCGCTGGCCGGCCTGGTGGCGGTATGCGCCGGCTCCGACATCATGCATCCGGTGGGTGCGCTGGTAGTGGGCGGCGTGGCCGGCGCCATGTTCGTGTGGCTGTTCACCCTGACGCAGAACCGCTGGAAGATCGACGACGTGCTGGGCGTATGGCCGCTGCACGGCCTGTGCGGCGCCTGGGGCGGCGTGGCCGCCGGCATCTTCGGCCAGCACTTGCTGGGCGGCGCCGGTGGCGTGAGCCTCTTCTCGCAGCTTGCCGGCACCCTGGGCGGCATCGCCGTGGGCTTTGGCGGCGGCTACCTGGTGTACGGCCTGCTCAAGCACAGCGTGGGCATCCGCCTGAGCGACGAGGAGGAATTCAACGGTGCCGACCTGTCCATCCATCAGATCACCGCCACCCCGGAGCGGGAGAGCAACTGGTAACAGCACTGCCGGCACGCCACGACCTCAACGCAAAACCGCCACACTCCAGACCGGAGGTGGCGGTTTTTGCATGCAGCCAACGTTGGCCGCAAGCCCTGGCACAAAAAAACACGGCCCATAGCGGGCCGTGTTTTTGGCAGTACATAGCGCGCCGCGCTACACCGCATCCACATTGTTCTGCACGTCGCTGTCCTTGAGCACTTCCTGCGCCCACACCACGGCATCCATGTACAGGCGGGTCACCTGCTCCAGGCTCACCCGCTGCGCTGCGCCAAGGCTGGCGATGGCGTCGCTGTCGTCCTTCTCGCAGGCTTGCGCCAGCTGCAGCTGGCCGGCGAACAGGCCGCGGCCGTGCAACAGCGCATCGGCAATCGTCACCGGCAGCCCCAGCGGCGCCAGCGCCTCGGCCAGCGAGGTGCCCAGCAGCGCGCCCAGCATGGAGAACGTGCCGGTCAGAAACAGGTGTTCAGCTTCCAGGCGGTTGCCGTGCAGCAGGCCCAGCTCTTCCATGAAGCGGCCGCGAATCAGCGATTTTTCCATCAGCGTCAGTGCGGCGCCGGTGTCGCCATCCGAGGTGAACAGCATCAGCGACAGCCACTTGAACAGGTTGTCGCGCCCCAGCAGCAGGATGCTTTCCTCGATGGTCTGGATCTTGCGGCTGAGGCCGTTCACCGGCGCATTCACGTAGCGCATCAGCTTGAACAGCAGCAGCGAATCCAGCTTGAACTGCGCCTCGATGGCAGCAATCGGCGCTTCGGCGCGCAGCAGGCGCATCACTTCCAGGATGCGGCCCTGGTTCGGCGCTTCCTTGCGCCCTGTCGCCCTGGGCTGTGCCACGCTCAGGTAGGAGCCGTGAAACAGCGCAAAGCGCTGGCTGGCCGGCGAATGCAGGCACAGGTCCAGCTCTTCCGCGGAGTTGATGTTGCGGGCGAGCCAGCGCACGTGCTGCAGCCGCTGCGGCAGTTGCTCCAGCAGCGGGAACAGCGCGCGCGTGTTGGGCGCGGCGAAGTCCAGCACCAGGTAATCCAGCCGCTGGTAGAAGTCCAGCGCCGCCGGCTCGCTGCCGTAGCGCGCCGGTTCGGCGGCAAAACGCCAGCCGGCCTGGCGCAGCGCATCCAGCCGTGCCAGCAGCGCCGCATCCAGCACATCCCCCGGCAGGGCTTCCAGCACGAAGATGCAGCTGGCCAGCGGCAGGTTCTGCGCCGGCAAGTCGTCCAGCGAAGCCAGCGACAGGTGGATGAAGGCGCGGCGGTAGGCCAGCAGGCGGAACACGTTCATATTGCGCAGCGTGGTGAGCAGCAGCTGGTCGAAGGTGCGCTGGTGCGCCGGGCTGTTGGCCCGCCCCAGGCTGCCCTTGACCACGAACTCGTAGGCCACCACGCGCTGGTTGCGATCCTGCAGCGGCTGGTGGGCAACAAAGCCCAGCGACTGCACCTGGTCCAGCGGCGCGGCGCTGTCGTCGACGGCTGGCGCAGCCATGGCAGCGGCGGCTGCAGGCGCGGCCACGGCCACTTGCGGCTCGGCCACCGGGCTGGCCGCTTTGTCCCTGCCCAACAGGCCGCCAATCAGTTTTTTCAGCATTGCTTGCTCTCTGCAGAAGCTTGATGGGTGGATGCGGCGGGCAAGCCAGGCTTGCCGCTGCCGCACACGCCGGCTACGCCCAATAGCGGCGCAGCACGGCATGCATCCAATAACAATAAATTGTGCACCGGCACTGCGCCAGCCTTGCGGCCAACTATCAAGGCTGGTCGCAAGGCGGCGGAACGCCCCGGCGGGGCTTCCGCCCTACCCCGACGTTGGCCGCAGGCCAAAGAAAATGCCGTTCACCGGCAAGCAGTGAACGGCATTGCAGCAGCAGCGTCGGCTAGCGGCTTACATGGTTTCCAGTACCGCGATACCCAGCAGGCCGAGGCCAGTCTGCAGCGTTTTGGCGGTAGCAGCGGCCAGCTGCAGGCGGCTGGCGCGTACGGCGCCTTCGCTCTTCAGGATCGGGCAGGCTTCGTAGAAGCGCGAGAACAGCGTGGCCACGTTGTACAGGTAGCTGCACAGGTGGTGCGGCTGGCTGCTGTCGGCTACCGCGAACAGCACGTCCTCGAACTGCGCCAGCGCCACCGCCAGCTGCTTCTCCGCCGGCTCTTCGATGACCACCTTGGCGGCAGGATCAAAGTCCTCGGCCTTGCGGAACACGCTCTGCACGCGGGTGTAGGCGTACTGCAGGTAGGGGGCGGTGTTGCCTTCGAAGCTGAGCATGGAATCCCAGTCGAAGATGTAGTCGGTGTTGCGGCTCTTGCTGAGGTCGGCGTACTTCAGCGCGCCGATGCCCACGGCAGCGGCGATCTGGCGGCGCTCCGCCTCCGGCAGCTCGGCATTCTTGCTGCTCACCAGCTGGAAGGCGCGCTCGATAGCCTCGTCCAGCAGTTCCACCAGCTTGATGTTCTCGCCGGAGCGGGTTTTCAGCGGCTTGCCGTCCGGGCCCATGATGGTGCCGTGGCCGATGTGCTGGAAGTCGGCGCTCGCCGGCAGCCAGCCCGCCTTGCGCGCGGTGGTGAACAGCTGCTGGAAGTGCAGGCTCTGGCGCGAGTCCACCACGTACAGGCAGCGATCCAGGCCCAGCTTGCCGATACGGAAGCGGATGGCGCCCAGGTCGGTGGTGGCGTACAGGTAGCCGCCGCCCTGCTTCTGCACGATGAAGGCCGCCGGCTCGCCTTCCTTGTTCTTGAATTCGTCGAGGAACACTACCTGCGCGCCCTGGTCCTCGGTGAGCAGGCCCTGCTGACGCAGCTCGGCCACCAGCACCGGCAGGTCGTCGTTATAGAAGCTCTCGCCACGTACGTCGCCGTCGTCCAGCAGCAGGCCCAGCTTCTGGTAGATGGCGTTGCAGTGGGTGAGCGACAGCGCAACGAACTGGTGCCACTGTTCCAGCACCTCGGCATCGCCGGACTGCAGGCGCACCACGTAATCGCGGGCGGTGTCGGCGAAGGCTGCGTCTTCGTCGAAG
This Vogesella sp. LIG4 DNA region includes the following protein-coding sequences:
- a CDS encoding ammonium transporter, whose protein sequence is MTAISPNDVLFLLLGAVMILAMHAGFAFLELGTVRKKNQVNALVKILTDFAVSAIAYFFVGYSVAYGVNFLGDVNHISQHSGYELVKFFFLLTFAAAIPAIVSGGIAERAKFHPQSAATFLLVGLVYPFFEGIAWNGHYGVQGWLAANLGAPFHDFAGSVVVHAVGGWIGLAAVLHLGARRGRYSKEGRIAAHPPSSIPFLALGAWILIVGWFGFNVMSAQKIAGISGLVAINSLMAMVGGTLTAMWLGKNDPGFIHNGPLAGLVAVCAGSDIMHPVGALVVGGVAGAMFVWLFTLTQNRWKIDDVLGVWPLHGLCGAWGGVAAGIFGQHLLGGAGGVSLFSQLAGTLGGIAVGFGGGYLVYGLLKHSVGIRLSDEEEFNGADLSIHQITATPERESNW
- a CDS encoding EAL and HDOD domain-containing protein gives rise to the protein MLKKLIGGLLGRDKAASPVAEPQVAVAAPAAAAAMAAPAVDDSAAPLDQVQSLGFVAHQPLQDRNQRVVAYEFVVKGSLGRANSPAHQRTFDQLLLTTLRNMNVFRLLAYRRAFIHLSLASLDDLPAQNLPLASCIFVLEALPGDVLDAALLARLDALRQAGWRFAAEPARYGSEPAALDFYQRLDYLVLDFAAPNTRALFPLLEQLPQRLQHVRWLARNINSAEELDLCLHSPASQRFALFHGSYLSVAQPRATGRKEAPNQGRILEVMRLLRAEAPIAAIEAQFKLDSLLLFKLMRYVNAPVNGLSRKIQTIEESILLLGRDNLFKWLSLMLFTSDGDTGAALTLMEKSLIRGRFMEELGLLHGNRLEAEHLFLTGTFSMLGALLGTSLAEALAPLGLPVTIADALLHGRGLFAGQLQLAQACEKDDSDAIASLGAAQRVSLEQVTRLYMDAVVWAQEVLKDSDVQNNVDAV
- the argS gene encoding arginine--tRNA ligase; the protein is MTIQQLINDRVVAALAAAGAPDAPAVVQPASKPEFGDYQANGVMGAAKALKMNPRVLAEQVIAKLDLAGIANKVEIAGPGFINIHLDPAFLATRVEAALADEALGIAKVAPQKVMVEYSSVNLAKEMHIGHLRGGIIGDALVRVNSFIGHDVVRQNHVGDWGTQFGMLVAYMVEARKSGEADLELKDLDTFYKHSKKRFDEDAAFADTARDYVVRLQSGDAEVLEQWHQFVALSLTHCNAIYQKLGLLLDDGDVRGESFYNDDLPVLVAELRQQGLLTEDQGAQVVFLDEFKNKEGEPAAFIVQKQGGGYLYATTDLGAIRFRIGKLGLDRCLYVVDSRQSLHFQQLFTTARKAGWLPASADFQHIGHGTIMGPDGKPLKTRSGENIKLVELLDEAIERAFQLVSSKNAELPEAERRQIAAAVGIGALKYADLSKSRNTDYIFDWDSMLSFEGNTAPYLQYAYTRVQSVFRKAEDFDPAAKVVIEEPAEKQLAVALAQFEDVLFAVADSSQPHHLCSYLYNVATLFSRFYEACPILKSEGAVRASRLQLAAATAKTLQTGLGLLGIAVLETM